One Euwallacea similis isolate ESF13 chromosome 26, ESF131.1, whole genome shotgun sequence genomic window carries:
- the Archease gene encoding protein archease-like has translation MSEFTPEELQLAPKKYEYLDHTADVQLHSWGTSLKESFEQCGIAMFGYMTELEFVEIKQCEEIEATADDLEGLLFHFLDELLFLFSCDPFLICSKLVITEFITEGEFRIKCKCYGEEFRIGKHPQGTEVKAITYSAMQIVNEPDKNQFEVFVIIDI, from the exons ATGTCTGAATTCACCCCAGAGGAGCTGCAATTAGCCCcgaaaaaatatgaat ATTTAGACCATACAGCCGATGTACA GTTACACAGCTGGGGCACGAGCCTAAAGGAATCGTTTGAACAATGTGGTATAGCCATGTTCGGCTACATGACTGAATTAGagtttgttgaaataaaacaatgtgAAGAAATTGAAGCCACTGCGGACGACTTAGAGGGCCTTTTGTTTCACTTCTTGGATGAactgttatttttattcagcTGCGATCCTTTCCTAATCTGCAGTAAGCTTGTGATAACAGAATTCATAACTGAGGGAGAATTCAGGATCAAATGTAAATGTTATGGGGAAGAGTTTAGGATAGGCAAGCATCCACAAGGCACTGAAGTGAAAGCCATTACTTATTCAGCCATGCAAATAGTGAATGAACCAgacaaaaatcaatttgaggtttttgttattattgatatttaa
- the Mid1 gene encoding NALCN channel auxiliary factor 1 produces MPRRAQPGLLLILMAAAVAVVAVTVAPCAAPAAACTLPCAPSISAPKQCLHFLQESHKDELCGPDLSSGRRRTALANLRFRHCCEHRVVEALPETAFRDTRTCRLRLQELLETDDLAHQASCSYSDLLLRYDCGQNYSIAFNCDHCKVAYRRWVCSELVPFYGKGGGRVPPCLHFCQDVEQQCPYLLPDQTLTPSEAAHPTPQYAGEPNFLCLDPKIPRLEQRPNTTTGDEDCCYSHCGAPGRGDVYVCANCPGRPANGTTEAQVRPRSTTSGTRTSIVSRWMLWTVLLLTLRPTNLLNCFLTGTANSVRTVPECC; encoded by the exons ATGCCCCGGCGGGCCCAGCCGGGCCTGCTGCTCATCCTGATGGCCGCCGCCGTGGCCGTCGTGGCCGTTACCGTGGCACCTTGTGCCGCGCCCGCCGCGGCTTGCACCCTACCCTGCGCCCCCAGCATCTCAGCCCCAAAACAGTGCCTTCATTTTCTGCAAGAATCGCACAAAGACGAACTGTGCGGCCCCGATCTGTCGTCCGGGCGGCGCCGAACCGCTTTGGCCAACCTTCGGTTTCGTCACTGTTGCGAACACCGGGTCGTCGAAGCCCTACCAGAGACCGCCTTCCGTGATACCAGAACCTGCCGCCTTCGATTGCAGGAACTACTCGAAACCGACGACCTGGCTCACCAGGCTTCCTGCAGCTACTCCGACCTTCTTTTGCGCTACGATTGCGGACAGAACTACTCGATCGCTTTTAACTGTGATCATTGCAAG GTAGCGTATCGTCGTTGGGTCTGCAGCGAACTGGTGCCGTTCTACGGCAAAGGGGGTGGTCGTGTGCCCCCCTGCCTACACTTCTGCCAGGACGTGGAGCAACAGTGCCCTTACCTGCTGCCCGACCAGACCCTTACGCCCAGCGAAGCGGCGCACCCTACGCCCCAGTACGCAGGAGAACCTAATTTCCTCTGCCTCG ATCCGAAGATACCCCGGTTGGAGCAGAGGCCGAACACAACAACGGGAGACGAAGACTGCTGTTATAGCCATTGTGGGGCGCCGGGCCGAGGCGACGTCTACGTGTGCGCAAACTGCCCTGGAAGACCGGCGAACGGCACCACCGAAGCCCAAGTGCGCCCGAGGAGTACCACATCCGGCACGAGGACTTCCATCGTGTCCCGGTGGATGTTGTGGACAGTTTTGTTATTGACGCTGCGACCCACGAACctcttaaattgttttttgacCGGTACCGCGAACAGTGTTCGGACAGTGCCGGAGTGTTGCTGA